Proteins from one Desulfonema limicola genomic window:
- a CDS encoding OmpP1/FadL family transporter yields MKKILLIILTSTMCFMFHVIACSAFDLEETIQISSSLNPVGSGARALGMGGAFIAVADDATAASWNPGGLMQLETPEISIVGSCFHRIEDISFGVHPEADGDQSVDLTGLNYFSAAYPFALFGYNMIVSLNYQHLYDLTRQWNFTINNKNAFDTALIGSEVRQEGGLSALGLAYSIQITPDISAGITFNIWDDDFTKNKWENKVFQWGGGSDRGDQFIFEYRDINEYSLDSGFNLNLGVMWNINSSLSLGAVLKTPFEADLSHEQNSFRNLQYPNLPGFGQSDTNKYSEDMTLSMPMSYGIGAGFRFSDNLTVSFDIYRTEWGDFELEDSKGKKTSPISGRPVEESNIDATHQVRIGAEYLFIKPKYVIPLRCGMFYDPSPAESSPDDFFGFSLGSGISYKSIIFDTAYQYRFADNVGSSILESYDFSQDVSEHTIYISLIYHF; encoded by the coding sequence GTGAAAAAAATTTTATTAATTATACTGACAAGTACAATGTGCTTTATGTTTCATGTAATTGCTTGTTCTGCATTTGATCTTGAAGAAACCATCCAGATATCTTCATCCCTGAACCCTGTGGGTTCAGGTGCCAGGGCCCTTGGCATGGGCGGAGCTTTTATTGCTGTTGCAGATGACGCTACTGCCGCATCCTGGAATCCAGGCGGGCTTATGCAGTTGGAAACCCCTGAAATATCTATAGTAGGAAGCTGTTTTCACCGTATTGAAGATATATCCTTTGGGGTTCATCCTGAAGCAGACGGGGATCAGAGCGTTGATTTAACAGGATTAAACTATTTCAGTGCTGCATATCCTTTTGCTCTTTTTGGTTACAACATGATTGTCTCCCTTAATTATCAGCATCTTTACGATCTCACCAGGCAGTGGAATTTTACAATAAACAATAAAAATGCTTTTGATACAGCACTCATAGGTTCGGAAGTCCGCCAGGAAGGCGGGCTTTCTGCCCTGGGACTTGCATACAGCATCCAGATAACACCTGATATTTCAGCAGGCATTACGTTTAATATATGGGATGATGATTTTACAAAAAATAAATGGGAAAACAAGGTTTTTCAATGGGGAGGAGGATCCGACAGGGGCGATCAGTTTATTTTTGAATACAGGGATATAAACGAATATTCCCTTGATTCGGGCTTTAATCTAAATCTTGGAGTAATGTGGAATATTAACAGCAGTCTGAGCCTGGGAGCAGTTTTAAAAACACCTTTTGAAGCAGACCTTAGCCATGAACAAAATTCTTTCAGAAATCTTCAATATCCAAATCTACCTGGATTCGGACAGTCTGACACCAATAAATACAGCGAAGATATGACCCTTTCCATGCCCATGTCTTACGGCATAGGTGCTGGGTTCCGGTTTTCCGATAATCTCACAGTTTCCTTTGATATATATAGAACTGAATGGGGAGATTTTGAACTGGAAGATTCCAAAGGGAAAAAAACGTCCCCGATTTCAGGCCGTCCGGTGGAAGAATCAAATATTGATGCAACCCACCAGGTGCGGATAGGTGCTGAATATCTTTTTATCAAACCAAAATATGTTATACCTCTCAGATGCGGCATGTTTTATGATCCGTCCCCGGCTGAATCAAGCCCGGATGATTTCTTTGGTTTTTCCCTTGGTTCAGGCATAAGCTATAAAAGCATTATTTTTGATACAGCCTATCAATACAGATTTGCTGATAATGTGGGAAGTTCAATCCTGGAAAGCTATGATTTTTCTCAGGATGTTTCAGAACATACTATTTACATATCTCTGATTTATCATTTTTAA
- a CDS encoding HsdM family class I SAM-dependent methyltransferase yields the protein MKHINQILTWKQSFGLLPIHLLPTDGYKNSYIMLNGGYGNFCLATQLLNKDTYNYYSFAWSSNTKNFVVINDSNVIIYNWKKEKPEKIQKKQVEDNFEKFYKYLVKDSYKSQDDIVPFIIDIFKQFRNLTQEKTSAIEALNLLFVLLVTIKEDINSIDFKKWGLTNIKIPKNFDCYVDKLKNGFLNIKPDLDLIIRHSSGLLFQEAQKEVLFFDRQMNLWGGFSNKIKSEKKMYSSIHYTPSFLARTIVENAIKELNPNTKNLKIFDPACGSSEFLVEVLKQLKENGYSGHIQIIGWDSSQTAINTSEFLLNYEKRMNWKEKLTYNLALVEDSLKESWADDYDLILMNPPFVSWEQMDKKSRDSVKEVLDKNVKGKPNQASAFFYKAIQSLKEDGIIGCVIPSSFFSLDAYQKLRNEIYDLISINLIGKLGNFVFEDALTDASLIVGCKPKKNIIPFVIWTKNEKGIAQNALRELRKMYYSQSFKVVDKDYSIYKPISFPIAKENWKPISFSENELLKNIERFVYEGNLLRVIDVFNVHQGIRTGNNKAFKFSKAEYIGLPENEKFFFRPVIDNESIKNCKILEKSYVWYPYSEDGLLIKTEDKLTKSVPYFLKNKLAHFRDELINRSRKDKSNWWLLSEHRAWLRKIEPRLVSTEFGNSHSFAVDKRGIFAVERGNAWLPKKTFIRIDYYYFYLAIFSSTFFDKLLSVYSKQLAGGHWYDLGKKYTKDIPIPDVNLSNVRNSLAYSQLVEIGKELSKGNFNIRTISDKILLKSFYHAI from the coding sequence ATGAAACATATAAATCAAATATTAACTTGGAAACAAAGTTTTGGCCTTTTGCCAATCCATCTACTCCCTACCGATGGATATAAAAATAGTTATATTATGCTTAACGGTGGGTATGGAAATTTTTGTTTAGCTACTCAATTATTAAATAAAGATACCTATAACTATTATTCGTTCGCATGGTCTAGCAACACAAAGAATTTTGTTGTCATAAATGATTCTAATGTTATTATTTATAATTGGAAAAAAGAAAAGCCTGAAAAAATACAAAAAAAACAGGTTGAAGATAATTTTGAAAAGTTCTACAAATATCTTGTAAAAGACAGCTATAAATCACAGGACGATATTGTCCCTTTTATAATTGACATATTCAAACAATTTAGAAATTTAACTCAAGAAAAGACAAGCGCAATAGAAGCATTAAATCTTTTATTTGTTCTTTTAGTAACAATAAAAGAAGATATTAATTCGATTGATTTTAAGAAATGGGGATTAACAAATATTAAAATACCTAAGAATTTTGATTGTTATGTTGATAAATTAAAAAATGGTTTTTTAAATATTAAACCAGATTTAGATTTGATTATCAGACATTCATCCGGTTTACTTTTTCAAGAAGCACAAAAAGAAGTTCTGTTTTTTGATAGACAAATGAATTTATGGGGCGGTTTTTCAAATAAAATTAAATCAGAAAAAAAAATGTATTCGAGTATTCATTACACGCCTTCTTTTTTAGCTAGAACAATAGTAGAAAACGCAATCAAAGAATTAAATCCCAATACAAAAAACCTAAAAATATTTGATCCTGCCTGCGGTTCTTCCGAATTTTTAGTTGAAGTATTAAAACAACTCAAAGAAAATGGATATTCAGGCCATATTCAGATTATCGGCTGGGATTCTTCACAAACAGCAATAAATACCTCAGAATTTTTATTAAATTATGAAAAAAGAATGAATTGGAAAGAGAAATTAACATATAATCTTGCACTTGTTGAAGACTCATTAAAAGAATCATGGGCTGATGATTATGACTTAATACTTATGAATCCGCCATTTGTTTCATGGGAACAAATGGATAAAAAATCAAGAGATTCTGTAAAAGAAGTATTAGATAAAAATGTCAAAGGTAAACCTAACCAGGCTAGTGCTTTTTTTTATAAAGCAATTCAATCTTTAAAAGAGGATGGAATAATAGGTTGTGTAATACCTTCGTCTTTTTTTTCATTAGATGCTTATCAAAAGCTTAGAAATGAAATCTATGATTTAATAAGTATAAATTTAATTGGAAAATTAGGAAATTTTGTTTTTGAAGATGCCTTGACTGATGCAAGTTTAATTGTTGGATGTAAACCTAAAAAAAATATTATTCCTTTTGTCATTTGGACAAAAAATGAGAAAGGGATCGCCCAAAATGCATTACGAGAATTAAGAAAAATGTATTATTCACAATCATTTAAGGTTGTGGATAAAGATTATAGTATTTATAAACCAATCTCTTTTCCAATTGCAAAAGAAAATTGGAAACCTATTTCTTTTAGTGAAAATGAACTTTTAAAAAATATCGAACGATTTGTTTATGAAGGCAATTTGTTAAGAGTTATAGATGTTTTTAATGTCCATCAAGGCATAAGAACTGGAAATAATAAAGCTTTTAAATTTTCAAAAGCTGAATACATCGGCTTACCTGAAAATGAAAAATTTTTTTTTAGACCTGTAATAGATAATGAGTCAATTAAAAATTGTAAAATTTTAGAAAAAAGTTATGTTTGGTATCCTTACAGTGAGGATGGATTGCTTATTAAAACAGAAGATAAATTGACTAAAAGTGTTCCTTATTTTTTAAAAAATAAACTTGCCCATTTTAGAGATGAGTTAATAAATAGATCAAGAAAAGATAAATCTAACTGGTGGCTTTTGAGTGAACATCGTGCATGGTTAAGGAAAATTGAGCCAAGATTAGTATCTACTGAATTTGGAAACTCACATTCGTTTGCTGTCGATAAAAGAGGTATTTTTGCTGTTGAAAGAGGGAATGCCTGGTTACCTAAAAAAACTTTTATACGTATAGATTATTATTACTTTTATTTGGCAATCTTTTCAAGTACTTTTTTTGATAAGTTATTATCTGTTTATTCTAAACAACTTGCAGGAGGACATTGGTATGACTTAGGAAAAAAATATACGAAAGATATTCCTATTCCAGATGTCAATTTAAGCAATGTCAGAAACTCTTTAGCTTATAGTCAACTCGTTGAAATTGGGAAAGAATTATCAAAAGGTAATTTTAACATAAGAACTATATCTGATAAAATACTGTTAAAATCTTTCTATCATGCGATTTAG
- a CDS encoding 6-bladed beta-propeller: MKSFTEKTKMFIIIILCAMFFIMPEDAKSQDLETYKFVQMWPVMEQPWYFFQPDDVCVDQLGFVYVADTENNRIQKFTSDGQLVSKWGTKGSADNEMHYPSGITSDNNGFIYTADSQNNRILKFSSTGEFIAKWGTGGTGESQFSLPHDLAVYEDIIYVADTGNKRIQKFNTDGKFLEIWGGSEYNFQTPYGIETDRQGFVYAADSLNNRIIKISPDGSLVHEWNNIVNVEGAFNYPFDIAVDSSGYFYVSNVKTSSIKKFDRNGSFLKEWGQEGRGAGEFHDPHGIAVDKSGYIYVADTGNNRIQKFAPNMQFMTKWGTGSEKGELNFPHGIEIDSQGNIYAADTENFRIQKFNENGQYIDEWGTKGTGAEEFMMPGGIAIGSKGAVYIVDSNNLTNGYIREFTDEGVPENQWGEHGALQAQFRSLQDIAVLPVENAGDLLFAADKDNNRIQKFNADGTFIEEWKDFNDGKDSFKFPRGIAAYRDEGKNGFIYVSDTGNHRILKFDETGKLLNQWGGKGNGDGEFNEAYGPYGIAVDIEGCIYAADWGNHRILKFDKDGGFITKWGTLGTDPGQMNKPVSLAVGNDGRVYVSDSENHRIQVFEKAGETVKNKAVIVAGGGAYAGNYLWDATRMCANFAYRTLIYQGLSKNDIYYLSEDIQIDLDNNGTADDIYKIVTEANLKEAVIGLAKDTDNLIVYLTDHGGEKNFRLNRDATLTASVLDSWLDYIQEFIHGKVIVIYDACESGSFLSEFTPPQGKDRIFIGSTSSGESAYFVSQGAVSFSNYFWSSIFTGADILSAFETAAESINLTSKYQNPVLDDNNDGIYDETDGSAAEKIFIGKGSVITGDLPVLENLSVLPEPGSRNSALIKLEKVIDTDGTARVWASILPPGFKQGDADNTVQALPSIDLMPQDNGSYEAVYENFNFKGKYEISVYAKDRKGNTSIPEIITYNADDPLQSKAVIIAGGPETDPLWPGIAKNAELAYNALKFQGYSDDNIIFMSPVNFSPEVDLAPALADIETALGASAGINTKNMVLYLAGKGEDKGLRLNNTEILTAGTLDTLLDNLQKDISGEITVITDFFLSSSFVKKLVPLENQKRILISSTSGVQSASFASDGDISFSRYFWNRIINGSDLYTAFIFAKNTIWLAGQGQIPMIDDNGNGTGNEKTDGTLAREIRLGAGIYLTGNSPLAQGFMPEQILNGETTAQIRLENISSTGTIKVWAVISPPADFRVPGESNIDLPIIELSEKDGIYELNYNNFDTYGKYIVSIYAQDEKDNVSAPVSSAIYQKAGPDAYEQDDNPSLAGVITLSSEDIEKSLESPGIQKHNFHSPGDEDWVKFYAVSGMIYEIKTENPGTRCDTAITLFDIDKTTIIKKQDDWIDSIDKKGELLSWKCPENRGGIYYVKISHSDPNTFGTDTGYDLLIYRPVGPLAGFLSGSVTDALTGQPLTGAVITTDASASALSRPGGRYLMIQEPGTFNVSINIEGYLPYTGQIVLEEGGTGRIDFPLTPIPPKDMPSYVIGIVTDASTGQPLTGAVVKTDANASAFTRPGGNYMMLHEPGTFSITVELEGYETYTGHLVLSEGEELYMDFSLTPSDVPGPVIPDTIPEASIISPASDMTITAGQSLIFKGEVKNGNEPFTYLWDFNGTGEDKNIKDPGEIIFDMPGTYTVTFTVSDAQGETVSASINIAVNSELTDTSPAVSIISPVSDTEIYKGQSMEFNAEVTGGNEPMTYLWDFKGAAENVLVKSPGNIVFNIPGEYTIIFTAADADKDTDSKAVSLKVIEIIEPLTPETVFPEHEQADVSLVPVLKISAFVHTGQDAKHAQTQWQISTNEEFSNIVFDITGSEYLTELPVPELVLTENTAYFWRVKYIDTRENESEWSSPAMFTTVSINDDIPDSGITPYALPQAPESDDVGGFGCFITVIEHD; the protein is encoded by the coding sequence ATGAAGTCTTTTACTGAAAAAACAAAGATGTTTATTATTATAATTCTCTGTGCCATGTTTTTTATTATGCCTGAAGATGCGAAATCCCAGGATTTGGAAACCTATAAATTCGTGCAAATGTGGCCTGTTATGGAACAGCCCTGGTATTTTTTTCAACCTGATGACGTGTGCGTTGATCAACTGGGTTTTGTATATGTGGCAGATACGGAAAACAACCGTATTCAAAAATTCACCTCGGATGGCCAGCTAGTTTCCAAATGGGGAACAAAGGGAAGTGCTGATAATGAAATGCACTATCCTTCGGGCATTACATCAGACAACAACGGATTTATATATACTGCTGACTCCCAGAACAACAGGATATTAAAATTTTCCAGCACCGGGGAATTTATTGCAAAATGGGGAACCGGCGGCACCGGGGAATCCCAGTTCAGTCTGCCCCATGATCTTGCAGTATATGAAGATATTATCTATGTGGCTGATACCGGCAATAAACGAATTCAAAAATTTAATACTGACGGCAAATTCCTGGAAATATGGGGAGGCAGTGAATATAATTTTCAAACGCCTTACGGAATAGAAACTGACCGTCAGGGATTTGTTTATGCTGCTGATTCTTTAAATAACAGGATAATAAAAATATCGCCGGACGGTTCCCTTGTTCATGAATGGAATAATATTGTTAATGTGGAAGGCGCATTTAACTATCCTTTTGATATTGCTGTTGATTCCAGCGGTTATTTTTATGTTTCAAATGTGAAAACCAGCAGTATTAAAAAGTTTGACAGAAATGGAAGCTTTTTAAAAGAATGGGGACAGGAAGGCCGGGGGGCAGGAGAATTTCATGATCCTCACGGCATTGCAGTTGACAAGAGCGGATACATCTATGTTGCAGATACGGGAAACAACCGGATTCAGAAATTTGCACCCAACATGCAGTTTATGACTAAATGGGGAACCGGCAGCGAAAAAGGAGAGCTTAATTTTCCACACGGCATAGAAATAGACAGCCAGGGAAATATCTATGCTGCTGATACTGAAAATTTCCGTATCCAGAAATTTAATGAAAACGGCCAGTATATTGATGAATGGGGAACCAAAGGAACAGGGGCAGAAGAATTCATGATGCCCGGCGGGATTGCAATTGGAAGCAAAGGGGCTGTTTATATTGTTGATTCCAATAATCTTACAAACGGTTATATCAGGGAATTTACTGATGAAGGGGTTCCTGAAAACCAGTGGGGAGAACACGGAGCTTTACAGGCACAATTCCGATCTCTCCAGGATATTGCAGTGCTGCCTGTGGAAAATGCCGGGGATCTGCTTTTTGCGGCTGACAAGGATAACAATCGCATTCAAAAATTTAATGCAGACGGAACCTTTATTGAAGAATGGAAAGATTTTAATGATGGAAAAGATTCTTTTAAATTTCCCCGCGGCATTGCAGCATACAGGGATGAGGGAAAAAACGGGTTTATTTATGTTTCAGATACTGGAAACCACCGGATTTTAAAATTTGATGAAACCGGGAAACTTTTAAACCAGTGGGGCGGGAAAGGCAATGGTGATGGTGAATTTAATGAGGCTTACGGCCCTTACGGGATAGCTGTTGATATTGAAGGCTGTATTTATGCGGCTGACTGGGGAAATCACCGGATTTTAAAATTTGATAAAGACGGCGGATTTATAACAAAATGGGGAACACTGGGTACTGATCCAGGGCAGATGAACAAACCCGTATCCCTTGCAGTAGGAAATGACGGCAGGGTATATGTTTCAGACAGTGAAAACCACCGGATCCAGGTATTTGAAAAAGCAGGTGAGACTGTTAAAAACAAAGCAGTAATAGTAGCCGGGGGCGGGGCTTACGCAGGCAACTATCTTTGGGACGCAACCCGCATGTGTGCAAATTTTGCATACAGGACATTGATTTACCAGGGCTTATCAAAAAATGACATTTATTATCTTTCGGAAGACATTCAGATTGATCTTGATAATAACGGGACTGCTGACGATATATACAAAATAGTTACAGAAGCAAATCTTAAAGAAGCAGTAATCGGGCTGGCAAAAGATACTGACAATCTTATAGTTTATCTCACAGACCACGGCGGGGAAAAAAATTTCCGGCTTAACAGGGATGCAACCCTTACAGCATCTGTGCTGGATTCATGGCTGGATTATATCCAGGAATTTATTCACGGAAAGGTGATTGTTATTTATGATGCTTGCGAATCAGGCAGTTTTTTATCAGAATTTACACCGCCCCAGGGAAAAGACAGAATATTTATAGGAAGCACATCTTCCGGAGAAAGCGCTTATTTTGTTTCACAGGGAGCAGTTTCTTTTTCAAATTACTTCTGGTCGAGTATTTTTACAGGAGCAGATATATTGTCGGCATTTGAAACAGCCGCAGAATCAATCAACCTGACTTCCAAATATCAGAATCCTGTTTTAGATGATAATAATGATGGAATATATGATGAAACTGACGGCAGTGCGGCTGAAAAAATATTTATAGGAAAAGGGAGCGTTATTACCGGCGATTTGCCTGTTCTTGAAAACTTATCCGTATTACCGGAGCCGGGCAGCAGGAATTCAGCACTGATTAAGCTTGAAAAGGTTATTGATACTGACGGCACAGCCAGGGTCTGGGCATCAATACTGCCTCCTGGATTTAAGCAGGGAGATGCGGATAACACGGTTCAGGCGCTTCCTTCAATAGATTTGATGCCCCAGGATAACGGCTCTTATGAAGCAGTATATGAAAATTTCAATTTCAAGGGAAAATACGAAATCTCGGTTTATGCAAAAGACAGGAAAGGAAATACATCTATACCTGAGATTATCACCTATAATGCAGACGATCCCCTGCAAAGCAAGGCTGTGATAATTGCCGGGGGGCCTGAAACTGATCCCCTGTGGCCTGGAATTGCAAAAAATGCGGAGCTTGCATACAATGCCTTAAAATTCCAGGGTTATTCTGATGATAATATTATTTTTATGAGTCCAGTAAATTTTTCTCCCGAAGTTGACCTGGCTCCAGCCCTTGCAGACATTGAAACTGCTCTTGGAGCCAGCGCAGGTATTAACACAAAAAATATGGTTTTATATCTTGCTGGAAAAGGTGAAGACAAAGGATTGAGGCTCAATAATACAGAAATCCTTACAGCAGGAACTTTAGACACCCTGCTGGATAATCTTCAAAAGGATATTAGCGGAGAAATCACGGTTATCACAGATTTCTTTCTTTCATCTTCATTTGTTAAAAAGCTTGTTCCCCTGGAAAATCAAAAGCGCATACTCATATCTTCAACATCAGGTGTTCAATCTGCTTCTTTTGCATCAGACGGCGATATTTCCTTTTCAAGATATTTCTGGAACAGGATTATTAACGGCTCTGATTTATATACAGCTTTTATATTTGCAAAAAATACCATATGGCTTGCAGGACAGGGGCAGATTCCAATGATAGACGACAATGGCAATGGAACAGGGAATGAAAAAACTGACGGCACGCTGGCAAGAGAAATTCGTTTGGGAGCAGGTATTTATTTGACAGGAAATTCACCCCTGGCTCAAGGTTTTATGCCGGAGCAGATCCTGAACGGTGAAACCACTGCACAAATCCGCCTGGAAAACATAAGTTCAACAGGGACTATAAAGGTATGGGCTGTTATCAGTCCCCCGGCAGATTTCAGGGTTCCAGGTGAATCAAATATTGATCTCCCGATAATTGAATTAAGTGAAAAAGACGGGATATACGAACTAAATTATAATAATTTTGATACTTACGGAAAATATATTGTTTCTATTTACGCCCAGGATGAAAAAGATAATGTTTCAGCGCCTGTGAGTTCTGCAATTTATCAGAAAGCAGGGCCGGACGCATATGAGCAGGATGACAATCCATCTCTGGCAGGTGTTATTACCCTGAGCAGTGAGGATATTGAAAAAAGCCTTGAATCTCCTGGAATACAAAAACATAATTTCCACTCACCCGGAGACGAGGACTGGGTTAAGTTTTATGCAGTTTCCGGTATGATCTATGAGATTAAAACAGAAAATCCAGGCACCCGGTGCGATACTGCCATTACCCTTTTTGACATTGATAAAACAACAATTATCAAAAAACAGGATGACTGGATTGACAGCATTGACAAAAAAGGCGAACTCCTCTCCTGGAAATGTCCTGAAAACAGGGGAGGCATTTATTACGTTAAAATAAGCCATTCTGATCCGAATACTTTCGGTACTGACACAGGATATGATCTGCTCATATACAGACCAGTCGGGCCCCTGGCAGGCTTTTTAAGCGGCAGTGTTACAGACGCACTGACAGGCCAGCCTTTAACAGGTGCAGTTATTACAACTGATGCCAGTGCCTCAGCCTTGAGCCGTCCAGGAGGCCGTTATCTTATGATCCAGGAACCAGGAACTTTTAACGTAAGTATTAATATTGAAGGTTATCTGCCATATACAGGGCAGATAGTTTTAGAAGAAGGAGGAACAGGCCGGATTGATTTTCCCCTTACACCCATTCCGCCAAAAGACATGCCGTCATATGTAATCGGCATTGTTACAGACGCATCCACAGGACAGCCTTTAACAGGTGCAGTTGTCAAAACAGATGCTAATGCCTCAGCTTTTACCCGTCCAGGCGGGAATTACATGATGCTCCATGAACCAGGAACTTTTTCCATAACAGTTGAGCTTGAGGGATATGAAACATATACAGGACACCTGGTTTTAAGTGAAGGAGAAGAACTTTACATGGATTTTTCCCTTACTCCCTCTGATGTACCGGGACCTGTTATTCCTGACACAATTCCAGAAGCATCAATAATATCGCCTGCATCAGATATGACAATAACAGCCGGGCAGTCTTTAATTTTTAAGGGTGAAGTAAAAAATGGAAATGAACCTTTTACCTATCTCTGGGATTTTAACGGAACCGGGGAAGATAAAAATATAAAAGACCCTGGCGAGATCATTTTTGACATGCCTGGAACCTATACTGTAACATTTACAGTAAGCGATGCACAGGGAGAAACCGTTTCTGCATCTATAAATATAGCTGTAAATTCAGAGCTGACTGATACCAGTCCCGCTGTGTCCATAATCTCGCCTGTATCAGATACGGAAATATACAAAGGCCAGTCCATGGAATTTAATGCAGAAGTAACAGGCGGCAATGAACCCATGACATATTTATGGGATTTTAAAGGGGCTGCTGAAAATGTTCTGGTGAAAAGTCCTGGAAACATTGTATTCAATATTCCAGGGGAATATACAATAATTTTTACAGCAGCAGATGCAGACAAAGACACGGACAGTAAAGCAGTCAGTCTAAAGGTCATTGAAATCATAGAGCCTTTAACACCTGAAACAGTATTTCCTGAACATGAGCAGGCAGATGTTTCCCTGGTCCCTGTTCTTAAAATCTCTGCCTTTGTTCATACGGGCCAAGATGCAAAACACGCCCAAACCCAATGGCAGATCAGCACGAATGAGGAATTTTCAAACATTGTCTTTGATATCACAGGCTCGGAATACCTCACAGAACTGCCGGTACCAGAACTTGTTCTAACAGAAAATACCGCATATTTCTGGCGAGTTAAATATATTGACACCAGGGAAAACGAATCTGAATGGTCATCTCCTGCCATGTTTACCACTGTTTCAATAAATGATGATATTCCAGATTCAGGCATCACCCCTTATGCCCTGCCCCAGGCTCCTGAATCTGATGATGTTGGGGGATTCGGGTGTTTTATTACTGTGATTGAACATGATTAA